One genomic region from Phragmites australis chromosome 1, lpPhrAust1.1, whole genome shotgun sequence encodes:
- the LOC133920930 gene encoding transcription factor VOZ1-like isoform X1, translating into MGKGPSSRAGSRRQQFRARAKTRVDDLQEMFSGLQSARKDSRSSDAAVLEAQLHQMLREWRSELSAPSSASSLQGNNRELSDPPSETLRLLQLAADEEEDDATSKLVEQQQQPPPPPPPPANQGQGHAQGGQDMKPEPREEAVDIAVAQQPQLGQGILANGGGVSAPAAAAAVFHDQIYYVNQELTVEDFLYDDDYKINLSGSNPDVLNNLEGIGQLEYPHFNLPQELPPNVYLDMSNCGQSAGDVFLHMSDLLTTMTPAPAAFLRPKCALWDCPRPAIGSERWQDYCSIYHADLAVKEEGPPGTMPVIRPRGIDLKDGPLFAALSAKIQGKHVGIPVCEGAATAKSPWNAPELFDLYIFEGESIREWLFFDKPRRAFESGNRKQRSLPDYSGRGWHESRKQVMKDFGGLKRSYYMDPQPSNSYEWHLYEYEINDCDAFALYRLEFKSSDAKKSAKSKLACNPLNEIQQQMVRLSADSPVETKRMARSRTKANPKDVNTNIYSVPNTTVQANVPNAYQAVSHVDQMTYLNGSVVYGPHLPYGYSTERSDFYWNSNDGA; encoded by the exons ATGGGGAAAGGGCCGTCGTCGCGGGCGGGGTCGCGGCGCCAGCAGTTCCGCGCGCGCGCTAAGACCCGCGTCGACGACCTGCAGGAGATGTTCTCCGGGCTCCAGTCCGCGCGCAAGGACTCCCGCTCCTCCGACGCCGCCGTCCTCGAGGCGCAGCTCCACCAGATGCTCCGCGAGTGGCGCTCCGAGCTCAGCGCcccctcctcggcctcctcccTCCAG GGGAACAACAGGGAGCTGTCGGATCCGCCGTCGGAGACGCTGCGGCTGCTGCAACTGGCggcggacgaggaggaggacgatgccACGAGCAAGTTAgtcgagcagcagcagcagcccccgcccccgcccccgccccccgcTAACCAGGGCCAGGGGCACGCGCAGGGCGGGCAGGACATGAAGCCGGAGCCGCGCGAGGAAGCCGTTGACATCGCGGTGGCGCAGCAGCCGCAGCTGGGCCAGGGGATTCTGGCGAATGGTGGAGGAGTCTCGGCTCctgctgctgcggctgctgTGTTCCATGATCAG ATTTACTATGTGAACCAGGAACTTACAGTTGAGGATTTTCTTTATGATGATGATTACAAGATAAACCTTTCTGGGTCCAATCCAGATGTCCTCAATAACTTGGAAGGGATTGGTCAGCTGGAATATCCACACTTCAATTTGCCACAAGAGTTACCCCCTAATGTGTATCTTGATATGAGTAACTGTGGACAGAGTGCTGGAGATGTTTTCCTCCACATGTCAGACTTGCTCACAACAATGACTCCAGCACCTGCTGCATTTCTGAGGCCAAAATGCGCTCTCTGGGACTGCCCCAGGCCTGCTATAGGATCGGAGAGGTGGCAAGATTATTGCAGCATTTATCATGCTGATTTGGCTGTGAAGGAAGAAGGCCCTCCAGGTACAATGCCTGTGATCCGTCCAAGAGGGATTGATCTGAAAGACGGCCCCCTGTTTGCTGCTCTTAGTGCAAAAATCCAAGGTAAACATGTCGGTATTCCTGTCTGTGAAGGGGCTGCTACTGCAAAGTCCCCATGGAATGCACCTG AACTCTTCGATCTTTACATTTTTGAAGGCGAATCTATCAGAGAATGGCTGTTCTTTGACAAACCAAGGAGGGCGTTTGAGAGCGGAAATCGGAAGCAACGGTCCTTGCCAGATTACAGTGGCCGTGGTTGGCATGAATCAAGGAAGCAGGTGATGAAGGACTTCGGGGGTCTGAAGAGGTCCTATTACATGGATCCACAGCCATCCAATAGCTATGAATGGCATCTCTATGAATATGAGATCAATGATTGTGATGCCTTTGCCTTATACCGGCTTGAATTCAAGTCTTCAGATGCGAAGAAGAGTGCTAAATCAAAATTAGCTTGTAACCCGCTGAATGAAATCCAGCAGCAAATGGTTAGACTCAGTGCAGACAGTCCTGTGGAAACCAAACGGATGGCCCGGAGCAGGACGAAGGCTAACCCAAAAGATGTTAATACAAACATCTATTCAGTTCCAAACACCACTGTTCAAGCTAATGTTCCAAATGCTTATCAGGCAGTGTCACACGTGGACCAGATGACATATTTGAACGGCAGTGTAGTTTATGGACCTCATCTGCCATACGGTTACTCCACTGAAAGAAGCGACTTCTATTGGAACTCAAATGATGGGGCATGA
- the LOC133920930 gene encoding transcription factor VOZ1-like isoform X2 — protein MVEESRLLLLRLLCSMIRQEAKNDKRMQHAMGLLEMVGSLYFDILLEENKSLRCSDGVQGCFASVLIYYVNQELTVEDFLYDDDYKINLSGSNPDVLNNLEGIGQLEYPHFNLPQELPPNVYLDMSNCGQSAGDVFLHMSDLLTTMTPAPAAFLRPKCALWDCPRPAIGSERWQDYCSIYHADLAVKEEGPPGTMPVIRPRGIDLKDGPLFAALSAKIQGKHVGIPVCEGAATAKSPWNAPELFDLYIFEGESIREWLFFDKPRRAFESGNRKQRSLPDYSGRGWHESRKQVMKDFGGLKRSYYMDPQPSNSYEWHLYEYEINDCDAFALYRLEFKSSDAKKSAKSKLACNPLNEIQQQMVRLSADSPVETKRMARSRTKANPKDVNTNIYSVPNTTVQANVPNAYQAVSHVDQMTYLNGSVVYGPHLPYGYSTERSDFYWNSNDGA, from the exons ATGGTGGAGGAGTCTCGGCTCctgctgctgcggctgctgTGTTCCATGATCAG GCAAGAGGCCAAGAACGACAAGCGTATGCAGCACGCAATGGGATTATTGGAAATGGTGGGGTCATTGTATTTCGATATACTtttagaagaaaacaaaagccTTCGGTGTTCTGACGGCGTGCAAGGATGTTTTGCTTCCGTGTTG ATTTACTATGTGAACCAGGAACTTACAGTTGAGGATTTTCTTTATGATGATGATTACAAGATAAACCTTTCTGGGTCCAATCCAGATGTCCTCAATAACTTGGAAGGGATTGGTCAGCTGGAATATCCACACTTCAATTTGCCACAAGAGTTACCCCCTAATGTGTATCTTGATATGAGTAACTGTGGACAGAGTGCTGGAGATGTTTTCCTCCACATGTCAGACTTGCTCACAACAATGACTCCAGCACCTGCTGCATTTCTGAGGCCAAAATGCGCTCTCTGGGACTGCCCCAGGCCTGCTATAGGATCGGAGAGGTGGCAAGATTATTGCAGCATTTATCATGCTGATTTGGCTGTGAAGGAAGAAGGCCCTCCAGGTACAATGCCTGTGATCCGTCCAAGAGGGATTGATCTGAAAGACGGCCCCCTGTTTGCTGCTCTTAGTGCAAAAATCCAAGGTAAACATGTCGGTATTCCTGTCTGTGAAGGGGCTGCTACTGCAAAGTCCCCATGGAATGCACCTG AACTCTTCGATCTTTACATTTTTGAAGGCGAATCTATCAGAGAATGGCTGTTCTTTGACAAACCAAGGAGGGCGTTTGAGAGCGGAAATCGGAAGCAACGGTCCTTGCCAGATTACAGTGGCCGTGGTTGGCATGAATCAAGGAAGCAGGTGATGAAGGACTTCGGGGGTCTGAAGAGGTCCTATTACATGGATCCACAGCCATCCAATAGCTATGAATGGCATCTCTATGAATATGAGATCAATGATTGTGATGCCTTTGCCTTATACCGGCTTGAATTCAAGTCTTCAGATGCGAAGAAGAGTGCTAAATCAAAATTAGCTTGTAACCCGCTGAATGAAATCCAGCAGCAAATGGTTAGACTCAGTGCAGACAGTCCTGTGGAAACCAAACGGATGGCCCGGAGCAGGACGAAGGCTAACCCAAAAGATGTTAATACAAACATCTATTCAGTTCCAAACACCACTGTTCAAGCTAATGTTCCAAATGCTTATCAGGCAGTGTCACACGTGGACCAGATGACATATTTGAACGGCAGTGTAGTTTATGGACCTCATCTGCCATACGGTTACTCCACTGAAAGAAGCGACTTCTATTGGAACTCAAATGATGGGGCATGA